CACCTGTCGGCGGTGCGGCGGCCACTGCGCCAGCGCCCTGGGGATGGACCGGCCCACCAGGGTGGGCAGCCGGCACGCCCGGGATCGCAGGCAAGGCCGCCGGGGCGCTGGGTGCTGCAGGTGCCGGCGGAGCCGCAGCGGCCGCCGAGGTGGCGATCGCCGGAACGGCACCAGCAGTCTCCGCGGCCGCGGCGCGCGCCGCCGCCTTGGCCGCGGCGCGCGCCCTCCGACCGCGGTCGTAGCGTTCCTTGTTCTCCTTCGAGTAGTGCTGGAGAAGGTAGGCGAGCGACACGTGGTCCTCGGCCTCCGGCTCGAGCGTCGCAGCCGCGCGCGCCGCGGGGACGGGCTGCACCGCCTGGGGTGCCCCTGCTGGTACCTCCGCGCGTGGGCCTCAGGCGTCAGCCATGAAGATGAGGACCTCGTCGCCGATCCCGATCCGGTCACCCGAGCTCAGCATGACCGGCTCGAAGGCCGCGATGCGCTGGCCACCGATCTCGACGCCGTTGGTCGAGCCGTTGTCCGTGATCGACCAGCCCTGCGCGCTGCGGATGACGGTCGCGTGGTTCTTGCTGACCGTGTCGCCGCTGATCGCGACGTCCACCCGCGCGCGTCGACGACCGATGACGGTCACGGCCTGGGTCAGGAGGATCATCTCGCCCGTGCTGGTCCGCTGGAGCCGAGCGCGCCCGGTTCCCGCCGCGACCGCAGCCTGGACCTCGTCAGGGACCTCCTCCCGCACGCCGCGGGCGCCGACGTGGATGGTGTGCTCGAAGGGGGTGTCGGCGACTGCTCCGCGCGCGTCAGCGGGGAGGGACGCCGGGGCCGACGCCGCGACGGGGGCCGTGTGCGTGACGGCCGGAGGTGCGGGTGGGACGCCGGGGGCGACCGCCGCCTGTGCGGCGTGCGCCTGCGCCGCGTGCGCCTGCGCGGCGGACGCGGCGCTCGCCGCAGCAGCGCGCGCCTTGCGCTGCCGGTCGTAGATCTCCTTGTTCTCCTTGGAGTAGTGCTGGAGCAGGTAGAGCAGCGACATCTTCTTCTCGCCGTCGGACCCGGGCGAAGCGGGAGCGGCAGGAGCCGGGACGGGCGGCGACGAGGACGGCGCTCCCGGAACCGCATACCCGTAGCTCGCAGGGGTGCCCGCACCCGGGGCTGCTGACGCGTGAGGGGCGGCGGGGCCCTCGCGGCCCCCCGCCGGCTCGACCGTGCGGGGGTCGCCGAACGGCGACGCGACCTGCTTCCGGGGCGCCTCGATGTCCTTGACCGCACGCGCGAGCACGCGCAGGTCCGCACCGCTGCCAGCTGCCGTCAGCACGTTCACGAGCTCTGCGACGTAGGCGCGGTCCTCCTCCCTGTCGATCCAGAGCTGGAGGAGCGCGTCCCTCAGCACGGTCGCGACGTCGTCGGGCTCGCGCTCACGCACGGGGAGGCAGAGGAGCACGGGCTCGCACGACGACGGGTCGACGTACAGGTGCTCGCGCGTCACCAGGAAGGCGTGCTGGTCGATCATGTACCGGTCCGCCTCGAGCAGGGTCTCGAGGACCCCGTAGACGAGCGCGAGCACCTGCTCGCGGCGCAACGGGCGGTCCACGAGCCCGACGAGCGGCACGGAGCCCGCGACGTCGTAGCGGACCACGGTCGTCGCGTCGATCGTGGAGCGGGACGCGGGCGCCACGTGCGGGACCTGGTTGTGGGAGATCATGCCCCACACGACAGAGTCGAACGTGTCGTCGACCCCGAAGGTCGCGACGACCTGGTGGCCGTCGACGGTCCTCTCGATATGTGCCACCGCTAGTCCTCCTCGTAGCGCAGAAGCTGAAGCAACACCCACCGGGGTGTCTTCCCGGGCTCCGGCGCCTGGCGCACGAGCGCGGCACCGGTCGACGCGAACACCGTCGCGTCGCTGAACGCGGGCTCGATCACGACGTCGCCCGTCGAGCTCGCGTAGCCCCAGAGCTCATCGACCTTGACCGGCGCGAGCCCGAAGCGCGGCGATCGAGCGTCGGTGAACTGCGGGGTGACCGTCCACTCGCCGTCCTTGTCGAGAAGACCCCATCCGGCCGCCGTCTGGACGGCGGCGACCTTGTCGACGAACGGCTTCGCGTCGACGAAGGTCTCGTCGGAGACCTTGGACCCGTCGGCTGCGTACAGTGCGACGGCGCCCTCCTTGACGGCGAAGAACCGCCCTTCTGCACCCAGCGTGCC
This genomic window from Flavimobilis soli contains:
- a CDS encoding FHA domain-containing protein; translation: MAHIERTVDGHQVVATFGVDDTFDSVVWGMISHNQVPHVAPASRSTIDATTVVRYDVAGSVPLVGLVDRPLRREQVLALVYGVLETLLEADRYMIDQHAFLVTREHLYVDPSSCEPVLLCLPVREREPDDVATVLRDALLQLWIDREEDRAYVAELVNVLTAAGSGADLRVLARAVKDIEAPRKQVASPFGDPRTVEPAGGREGPAAPHASAAPGAGTPASYGYAVPGAPSSSPPVPAPAAPASPGSDGEKKMSLLYLLQHYSKENKEIYDRQRKARAAAASAASAAQAHAAQAHAAQAAVAPGVPPAPPAVTHTAPVAASAPASLPADARGAVADTPFEHTIHVGARGVREEVPDEVQAAVAAGTGRARLQRTSTGEMILLTQAVTVIGRRRARVDVAISGDTVSKNHATVIRSAQGWSITDNGSTNGVEIGGQRIAAFEPVMLSSGDRIGIGDEVLIFMADA